In a single window of the Biomphalaria glabrata chromosome 5, xgBioGlab47.1, whole genome shotgun sequence genome:
- the LOC106055881 gene encoding tax1-binding protein 3 homolog, which yields MAGHTAGEPLECYSIPIVLEKEPDIDQHGNPIREPDGKQRYRCGFRIGGGIDQDPSQSPQGYPDKGVYVTYIHDNSPASRCGLQLHDKILQVNGKDFTLVTHKQAVESIRKKPVLKMLVYRKGVPPLQKPPNAMVSHTQFQAYPHHGQPQQYSTQQPQYQPQY from the exons attcCTATTGTATTAGAAAAAGAGCCAGATATAGATCAACATGGGAATCCAATTAGAGAACCAGATGGAAAGCAAAGGTATCGTTGTGGATTTAGGATAGGCGGAGGTATAGATCAAGATCCATCTCAAAGTCCCCAAGGTTATCCAGACAAG GGTGTGTATGTCACTTATATACATGACAACAGCCCAGCATCAAGGTGTGGACTGCAACTTCATGATAAAATTTTACAG GTGAATGGTAAAGACTTCACCCTTGTCACACACAAGCAAGCTGTTGAAAGTATTAGGAAAAAACCAGTGCTTAAAATGCTGGTGTACAGAAAAGGTGTTCCTCCACTTCAGAAACCTCCCAACGCGATGGTAAGTCATACACAGTTCCAGGCATATCCTCATCATGGCCAGCCCCAGCAGTACTCGACACAACAGCCTCAGTACCAACctcaatattaa